The window AAGATAAACCACTACCTGAAAAGCATATCGGTCAATTGCAACCTCTGGTACAAACTGAAAAGGGTACTGAAAGTGCAAAAGTTTTATTCGTTAATGGTGGATACAATCATAGAATTAGCCGGGATGAGAGTTGGATGTGaagttatataaacaattattggaattttcatttgtttgaaaaaaCTAGAGTTCACATTGACAAATTTGAAAATGCCAAATTAAACTTGGAAGCGACTAAATATAGGATCCGCTTCTTGATATCCCTTTCAAGGCATCTTAAAAACACGATCTCTCATCTTGGTTTGAACATGGAAGAATCTCAATCCATATACAATAATATGGGGTTGTCAAAATTATCAAAGAAAAACGACACATAACAGCATAGTTGATATTAACAAGTGAAACAGGCACGAAATGACTTACATTTTCACACGAATCTCCGATATGTGGTGGATGTTGTGTAACGTCAACAGATGATAAGGTCCCCACTGTGCTTTCAATTATATCAGGTATATGGAAACCCTCTTCATAGTTTGAAACTGCAAGTTCAGACATTCCTAAGCCTCCCAAATCAAACTCCGAATTAGAGAAAGTAGGACTATGAACAGCGCTGGTCTGTTCTTCGGCAGGAACAAGATAATTTAAATTCTCAGATAAAGGAAACATCTGAGCATTTTCGGATATCACCAAATCAAGTTGAGCTTTATATTTCTGAACCCGAGAATGTGCCATATCAATCTTCCGAAGAATCAGCTCCATCTCATTATCTTCTTCTTCGAGAAATGAAGAGTTGCTATTCATGTCAAGGGCAAGCGTTTCCTGACTAGTAAAATGTTCTGTGAACATAGTATTAAACAAGAAACAGCAAGTTAGATTCAACCTTCAAAGTAATTCTCAAGACTTGAGATATGATAAGGGTTTGACATACCCGTGGCCCATCTAAACATCTACTTGGGTTATGTATGGCTCAAATGGGTAGTATATAAAAGTAGCTCAAAAAAAAATGTGTCAAAAAGGTAAAAAACTGTCTATGTTGAATttttaatacatacaaatgaTAAAGTAAGACGCTTTTCCCTGTCCAGGTTACCCGGGGAGAACGGGTCATGACTCAGATGTATGTGGCCTAACGGGTATtcttaatacatacaaatggGTAAAAAGATGAGGCTTCAATGTCCTGGTTACCCAGAGAGGATGAGTCTTGACTCAGATGTATGTGGCTCAACCGGGGTATCCTCATGACCATTTGAAACCTAATTCAGACCTATGGAGGTTCAAAGCTGAAACCTCTTGTGAGAACATCAAGACTTCTAACCACTAGCTCACCTTGACCTACTAGATTCCTTTATTAGAAAAAGAATctgtatatatttgttataactGTACTTGTAATTATACTTGACCcacaaattatttatataaaaagttggaCAAAATCTGTTCAGGTTAGTCCATCTGTACCACAGGTTAACCTATTTTGACTCATTACCCAACCTACCTGACCCGTTCGCTTTACCACCTCTTGCTTAATATCATGAGGAATCTGAGGGAAAGAGATAGATGGATCAAATCGAAGTTTATGGAGATGGAATTGCAGAtaaggagagagagagagagagagagagagagagaggaggtGCAAGGAAAATCTCTTTCAGTCAACTAGTAAATAAATGGATATAAGGCACTAGAAGAAACTAATAAACATGATAGTTATATGTAATCATCTACCAAGGTGCTCCTGTGCATGTCTCTTACTACATAAGACCGAATCATATATTGCATAGATGAGAAGAATACATGAAAAACATTCATTGACAATAATAGTTTGAAAGGATCTCGAAAATCGACTTGGGGCTGTATTAAAGTATGCAGAAACATGATATTTGAGCACACAGAGCAGGTAACAAGAAAGTAACTAAATATGTTGGCCAAGAATCAAAGCCTTAAAGGCATGATCAAACATTGCTGATTTGTAAAATATATCTGACTATATGCCCCTTAACCaactaaatattatatttaccAAAACACACGTAACTCTTTGATCAAATTCCATGACTGCCAAACTTGAATGAGTAAAAAGCATGTGGCTAATAAGGTTCAGGTCAGCAAGATCTCTACAGACGTAAAAACTATCAACTTTGTGTTGGGTAGCAGGTAGCAACTGTAGGTAGAACAAAGAAGAATGAAACCCGATTATGATTAGGGTTTCTATACTTCTGTTTGCTACTTAAGGGTGTAGATATTAAGTTCCTTCTATAAATCTTGCAAAACACCACAGCAAGTTGAATGCCAAATTTATAGcataaaacaatcaaaatgtGAGATTACTGCAACTAGTTTGAGCTTTCGTATACTATATGTATATTACCTGGGTCTTCAAAATCATCCATGATGCAAAGTTCATCTGGATCCGGTTTCTTACTTtctgaaacaaaaataatattcagGTATCACAAAACTGTTCAGAAAAGGGCACCAAATCATAATGCACAATGGTGAAAAAAATGTACCATGGTAGGAAAAGAGATAATGTTGTGACATATACAAGTCAACATCAGCCGTCTCTTCAACTCTCACCCTTTTCCTTCTTTTCATGAGTTTTCTTCGGCGTTTTTGACTAGTATACGGCATTGATCTTGAACCAAACCCTTCTGGAATAGACTGATGCGTAGCCAAGTGTTTTGTCCGAGAATGCGCTGCAATTTTTTTGGCATATTTCAATGCTTGTGACTCAAACTGCTTTATTTTCAATTCTGCCCATTTACATCGCCACATTAAAGGACGCATAAAGCTTCTCCAGTGATTGGTCAACCGCTTCTTCCTAATAAAACCAGAAACAGAAGCAACCACAATATATCACTGCAAAGAACTATATCATATCCAACCAAATAGTCGACACACAATACAAGAAATAATTCAGCTAGATTACCATGTATAGCTACTTTAAGACATAAATGCATCACAACTTCTCATACAGAATGAGATTATAATCATAAGAAGCCAAAATCAACAAGTGCAATAAACAACATTAACCGAATATATTACATCAAACTAGATAGGAGGACACACAATACAATGAACTGTGAGCTAACTTGAAAAACGCACCTAGGCCTACTTATCATATGAACAGAAATATTCATAAACAGTTAGAATATACTAAAATGGTAATTCTGACAAACACTATGAAAAGAAAATAGCAAAGTATTCAATTACCATCTCCACCAAAATCGCTAATCTGATGATCAAACACACTCTCACCGCAAACAGTTCCGAAATCAACAAAAAACCAACATTAAACCAAATAATTCACACAGATCAACAGAACTTTCAAATAAGTGATAGGCTAATTTAAAATGCAACGCCACTCATCATTACCATTAAGATCATACATAAAAGAAGCCAAAATTTCTTCCACactaaaaaactataaaacataCATTAACAGAAACACACCT is drawn from Erigeron canadensis isolate Cc75 chromosome 9, C_canadensis_v1, whole genome shotgun sequence and contains these coding sequences:
- the LOC122581996 gene encoding uncharacterized protein LOC122581996, with the translated sequence METTAAAAAAASLHTLSAMSDHHHHRITAVELNKQPPLVGAPTIKTAAAGGGGGDSDQTDYSTSFADTTSTNTSNNSAAAASISDDAEVDSQFSTSFDDEFGTVFRFRKKRLTNHWRSFMRPLMWRCKWAELKIKQFESQALKYAKKIAAHSRTKHLATHQSIPEGFGSRSMPYTSQKRRRKLMKRRKRVRVEETADVDLYMSQHYLFSYHESKKPDPDELCIMDDFEDPEHFTSQETLALDMNSNSSFLEEEDNEMELILRKIDMAHSRVQKYKAQLDLVISENAQMFPLSENLNYLVPAEEQTSAVHSPTFSNSEFDLGGLGMSELAVSNYEEGFHIPDIIESTVGTLSSVDVTQHPPHIGDSCENILDNMLVHAQPAEAERHTLRSCQHQLTVQQEVKSEEDDEEEESMHLDPTIESDTATKDGNPHEQSNVQPSVVSDFQVPKNKRKRGERKAGPGKWNLQVPGEPET